The following proteins come from a genomic window of Candidatus Lokiarchaeota archaeon:
- the rpoA2 gene encoding DNA-directed RNA polymerase subunit A'' has product MEKRMQKIRDNRRLPPKIINQLENKFEKLDVTEDEFDQICDNVIQSYERSIVEPGEAVGTVAAQSIGEPGTQMTLRTFHYAGVAELSVTQGLPRLIEIVDARRNPSTPTMTIHLDPSIAADRSEAKKIAQNIEMVLVESVASNVSIDLLRQAIDIRLDPELMEDKDLTVEAVAEAIDNDIKRKGEVETGKNTIFVYPTSDELADLQRLSDKIREVRVKGIDDVTHVVIRKDGGEYVLYTEGTNLEDALEIEGVDPNRIHTNHLREILEVLGIEATRNGIIKEALAVLDEQGMDVDVRHIILVADMMTHSGEIQQIGRHGISGQKHSTLARAAFEVTIKHLLGAGIAGTRDPLDGITENVILGQLIPLGTGSIDLLMNPQASNS; this is encoded by the coding sequence ATGGAGAAGCGCATGCAAAAGATCAGAGATAACCGGCGATTACCGCCGAAGATTATCAATCAACTTGAAAATAAGTTTGAGAAGTTAGATGTAACAGAAGACGAATTTGATCAAATCTGCGATAATGTAATTCAGTCCTATGAACGGTCCATAGTTGAACCTGGTGAAGCTGTAGGAACGGTTGCTGCTCAAAGTATAGGGGAGCCTGGCACACAGATGACACTGCGTACTTTTCACTATGCCGGTGTTGCAGAATTGAGCGTTACCCAAGGTCTTCCGCGTCTTATCGAGATTGTTGACGCACGTAGAAATCCAAGCACTCCCACGATGACCATTCACTTGGACCCATCTATTGCAGCTGATCGTTCAGAGGCCAAGAAAATAGCACAAAACATTGAGATGGTACTCGTAGAGAGTGTAGCTAGCAACGTTTCTATCGATCTACTTAGACAGGCTATTGATATACGGCTTGACCCCGAACTCATGGAAGACAAGGACCTAACTGTGGAAGCAGTGGCTGAAGCAATCGACAATGACATTAAGAGAAAGGGGGAAGTTGAAACTGGCAAAAACACCATTTTTGTTTACCCTACTAGTGATGAGCTCGCCGATCTCCAGCGACTTAGTGACAAGATACGCGAGGTTAGAGTGAAGGGTATTGATGATGTAACACATGTGGTTATTCGAAAGGACGGTGGGGAATATGTCTTGTATACCGAAGGCACTAATCTTGAAGATGCATTGGAAATAGAAGGTGTAGACCCGAACCGAATCCACACAAACCACCTACGAGAAATTCTTGAGGTTCTCGGAATTGAAGCTACGAGGAACGGAATAATCAAAGAAGCACTTGCAGTTCTTGACGAGCAGGGTATGGACGTTGATGTGCGCCATATCATCTTGGTGGCTGACATGATGACCCATTCAGGTGAGATTCAACAAATTGGCCGCCATGGAATATCAGGACAAAAACACAGCACACTCGCCAGAGCTGCTTTTGAAGTCACAATCAAGCATCTGCTTGGTGCAGGTATCGCTGGTACTAGAGATCCCCTTGATGGTATCACTGAGA